Proteins found in one Neurospora crassa OR74A linkage group II, whole genome shotgun sequence genomic segment:
- the dmm-1 gene encoding JmjC domain-containing protein has product MPAASHPQAKFDPIPPDLDLHALVEKTPNFHWVLRVSAAQIRNIGPQEFERLVYLHVIRGGKPLVIEKWNDRLPKTLFSAEWLEGTYNKKQENVRDIVAQTDIPMTMGHYLRSMKQLTNQWTPSNFRDERRQRLYLKDIDCPPEWHERLQKIIPTNLFYMNDNLDKKVSRRFDDYDYVEEKSCAPAGDLMSSLPEEMRAQNLMCYVGHEGTYTPAHREMCASLGQNIMVDASGDENGEKPGSSIWFMTETKDREVVREYFLSILGHDIEIEKHFAQINAWKKANFPVYIVEQKVGDFVLVPPLAPHQVWNRGTRTIKVAWNRTTAETLEMALHEALPKARLVCRDEQYKNKAIIYFTLQKYYNQMIEMEQNADIGLLGFGQDLMKNSFRMTQIAKDFKALFRLFTEILVDEMFATKEKEIEYIEFDSCITCSYCRANIFNRFLTCKHCVRTLVTGDEDTYDICMECYAMGRSCLCVSNLTWAEQWKWSDLVDRYEEWRALIIKNDGYVDYDTSPLPLELARRKSGKKSVAQICQEQLRRRPWKDISKLDKPSEPENSEPEVDENGKPKKKPRRKKKKGDVYRCHVCQHKDYTYKLAFCSNPGCSEAYCYGVLYRAFDLMPQEVLQNERWECPRCLKICNCGACRRLKNGNVPYHPKNTLLGHDTRPIADDRSVETLVDFKVHNLNWLKTSGDDGRNVQSKRLQKLQQQAEAEKAKNADVHIQVPALPSGEQATGAENLDDALQQSIADGLGEDQERPDVEMTGASADQPNVVQPAGPAEVADMSVAPEDHDQSAYPDPSMFGQERMLGMGYYQQDDDSPDKILFDPYQRPTAENYVVDEEPELMSEYLKKQLRLAKRRARHAEDDDPDFAAPRSHHRKKPKLDKTSQPPPTRDGQDDALENMDPALFDQTMTDVGGDIRDGSAQAGASQPANAQSADEAAEESRQARMYSPNVPTLRHARPKVSYRVDEDNEEEFNDILIPRSQRPEYRAAAAPASVVQSIEGPTGPKDPLDLASAAVLAITGAGGNRSNEASQEPGSARAAAGSTGPSKLRGPHKKRGRPPGRPRKSEAHHTEDEESHEAPEPTRRRGRPPRASLAAKEPADSSHKSGEENDDEDIDAQLAQELDGFDADGEVVERDAGVPQAPKRRGRPPKNGVKKVVVEVTTKAPMLSLAERMKLKGKKFKIGERKSTGGTPGKVIAKPVDSVEKSASPAGSGRVARDAEKQTSLPVRESPRMTRTRTTSATRHTVQPAEEESHHSESEPEAEPEKEMENKKSPEPPARRSASQASVRISPPRDEASPNKSPERSPSVSASPEPPNRAPSTAAAPSATRISPSPSPSPVRSPSPPPPPPKPAGPTVVRLMDTEDEESDYGGSYSGSRSPSQRSESERSGSVASGTGSEDEPSSDSDSDDEDIPARKESVRQSFASRGRGGGVGVVSRGRGGIRGRGRGRGRPRGS; this is encoded by the exons atgcCGGCCGCATCCCATCCCCAGGCCAAATTCGACCCGATTCCGCCGGATCTCGATCTTCATGCCCTGGTTGAGAAGACGCCAAATTTCCACTGGGTCCTCCGCGTCTCGGCAGCTCAGATCCGCAACATCGGTCCCCAAGAGTTCGAGCGACTCGTCTACCTTCACGTTATCCGCGGTGGCAAACCGTTGGTCATTGAGAAATGGAACGATCGACTACCCAAGACGCTATTCAGCGCAGAATGGCTCGAAGGCACCTATAACAAGAAAC AGGAAAATGTTCGCGACATTGTCGCACAAACCGACATTCCAATGACCATGGGCCATTACCTCCGATCAATGAAGCAGTTGACGAACCAGTGGACCCCGAGCAACTTCCGCGATGAGCGCCGCCAACGTCTCTACCTCAAGGATATCGACTGCCCGCCCGAGTGGCACGAGCGCCTCCAGAAGATCATTCCGACGAACCTCTTTTACATGAACGACAACCTCGACAAAAAGGTTTCGAGGCGCTTCGATGACTATGACTACGTGGAGGAAAAGTCCTGCGCACCAGCCGGTGACCTGATGAGCAGTCTCCCCGAAGAGATGCGCGCCCAGAACTTGATGTGCTACGTCGGTCACGAAGGCACATACACCCCGGCCCATCGCGAAATGTGCGCCAGCTTGGGTCAGAACATCATGGTGGATGCGTCCGGAGACGAGAACGGGGAGAAGCCTGGCAGCTCCATCTGGTTCATGACCGAGACCAAGGACCGTGAGGTTGTCAGAGAATACTTCCTCTCCATTCTGGGACACGACATCGAAATTGAGAAGCACTTTGCTCAAATCAACGCTTGGAAGAAGGCAAATTTCCCCGTTTATATAGTGGAGCAGAAGGTGGGCGATTTTGTTCTTGTCCCTCCTTTGGCTCCCCACCAGGTCTGGAATCGCGGCACTCGCACCATCAAGGTTGCGTGGAACAGGACCACGGCGGAAACCCTGGAGATGGCCTTGCACGAAGCCCTTCCCAAGGCAAGGCTCGTCTGCCGTGACGAACAGTACAAGAACAAAGCCATCATCTACTTCACGCTACAAAAGTATTACAACCAAATGATTGAGATGGAGCAGAATGCCGACATCGGGCTGCTCGGCTTTGGTCAGGATCTGATGAAGAACTCTTTCCGCATGACACAAATCGCCAAAGACTTCAAGGCCCTTTTCCGCCTGTTCACCGAGATTTTGGTGGATGAGATGTTTGCCacaaaggaaaaggaaattgAGTACATTGAGTTTGACTCCTGCATTACCTGCTCGTACTGCAGAGCCAACATCTTCAATCGCTTCCTCACTTGCAAGCACTGCGTTCGCACCCTGGTTACTGGAGATGAAGACACCTACGATATCTGCATGGAGTGCTACGCCATGGGACGTTCATGCCTTTGTGTTTCCAACCTCACTTGGGCCGAGCAGTGGAAGTGGTCTGACCTGGTGGATCGTTATGAAGAGTGGCGCGCTCTGATCATCAAGAACGATGGCTATGTCGACTACGACACGTCTCCCTTACCACTGGAGTTGGCGAGAAGGAAGTCGGGCAAGAAGTCTGTGGCGCAGATTTGCCAGGAGCAGCTTCGGAGACGGCCATGGAAAGATATCAGCAAACTCGATAAGCCTTCGGAGCCTGAAAACTCGGAGCCAGAAGTCGACGAAAATGGGAAACCTAAGAAGAAACCACGTcgcaaaaagaagaagggcgatgTTTACCGTTGCCATGTGTGCCAGCACAAAGACTACACCTACAAGCTCGCGTTCTGTTCGAACCCAGGATGTTCAGAAGCCTATTGCTACGGTGTTCTCTACCGAGCGTTCGATCTCATGCCCCAGGAAGTCCTGCAAAATGAGAGATGGGAGTGCCCTAGGTGCCTCAAGATCTGCAACTGCGGCGCTTGCCGTAGGCTCAAAAACGGCAATGTCCCATATCATCCGAAGAACACGCTGCTTGGGCACGATACTCGCCCCATCGCTGACGATCGGAGTGTGGAAACACTTGTCGATTTCAAGGTACATAATCTCAATTGGCTCAAGACGTCCGGCGACGATGGCCGCAACGTTCAGAGCAAGAGATTGCAAAAGCTACAACAACAGGCCGAAgccgagaaggccaagaacgCAGACGTACACATCCAGGTCCCTGCCCTACCGAGCGGTGAGCAGGCAACGGGAGCTGAAAACCTGGATGACGCTTTGCAACAATCAATTGCCGACGGCTTGGGTGAGGACCAGGAGAGACCGGATGTTGAAATGACTGGTGCATCTGCCGACCAGCCCAACGTCGTCCAACCAGCAGGTCCCGCCGAGGTTGCAGATATGTCTGTTGCTCCCGAGGATCACGATCAGTCCGCTTATCCTGATCCGTCCATGTTCGGCCAGGAGCGCATGCTTGGTATGGGTTATTACCAGCAGGATGACGATAGTCCGGACAAGATCCTGTTCGACCCTTATCAGAGACCTACGGCCGAAAATTATGTTGTTGACGAAGAACCGGAATTGATGTCTGAGTATTTGAAAAAGCAGCTTCGGTTGGCTAAGCGTAGGGCCCGCCACGCCGAAGATGACGATCCTGATTTTGCTGCACCTCGGTCTCACCATCGGAAGAAGCCCAAGCTTGACAAGACCTCCCAGCCCCCACCCACGCGGGACGGTCAAGACGACGCTCTCGAGAACATGGACCCGGCGCTCTTTGATCAGACGATGACGGATGTTGGCGGTGATATTAGAGATGGATCTGCCCAGGCTGGCGCCTCGCAACCTGCAAACGCCCAATCTGCAGATGAGGCAGCTGAGGAGTCTCGTCAAGCCCGCATGTACTCGCCCAACGTACCCACCCTTCGACATGCGAGGCCCAAGGTATCTTATAGAGTTGATGAGGataacgaagaagaattcAATGACATTCTCATCCCTCGCTCGCAGAGACCTGAATACCGGGCAGCTGCAGCACCAGCCAGTGTCGTGCAGAGTATCGAAGGACCGACTGGTCCTAAGGATCCCCTGGATCTTGCTTCTGCCGCCGTTCTTGCCATTACCGGCGCCGGCGGTAACCGTAGCAATGAAGCCTCTCAGGAACCCGGATCGGCTCGTGCCGCTGCTGGTTCAACTGGGCCATCAAAGCTACGTGGGCCGCATAAGAAGCGAGGACGTCCTCCCGGTCGGCCACGGAAATCTGAAGCTCACCACACTGAAGATGAGGAATCGCACGAGGCACCAGAACCCACTCGGAGACGCGGGCGTCCCCCACGCGCATCACTGGCAGCAAAGGAACCCGCGGACAGTAGTCATAAATCTGGTGAAGaaaatgatgatgaggatatTGATGCTCAACTTGCCCAAGAGCTTGATGGATTTGACGCGGACGGCGAGGTCGTCGAGCGCGATGCCGGTGTTCCTCAAGCTCCTAAGAGGAGAGGCCGCCCACCCAAGAATGGCGTGAAGAAGGTCGTGGTTGAGGTCACTACCAAGGCACCTATGCTGTCTTTGGCTGAGCGCATGAAACTCAAGGGCAAGAAATTCAAGATCGGCGAGCGTAAGAGCACCGGAGGAACGCCTGGAAAGGTCATCGCCAAGCCAGTTGACTCGGTCGAGAAGAGTGCCTCTCCTGCGGGTTCTGGAAGGGTGGCACGGGATGCTGAGAAGCAGACCTCCCTTCCTGTTCGTGAATCGCCCAGGATGACCAGGACCAGGACCACGTCAGCGACCCGCCACACTGTGCAGCCTGCCGAAGAGGAATCTCATCACTCCGAGTCTGAGCCGGAGGCCGAGCCTGAAAAGGAGATGGAGAACAAGAAGTCTCCAGAACCACCAGCTCGACGCTCCGCATCCCAGGCATCCGTCCGCATCAGTCCTCCTCGTGACGAGGCTTCACCTAACAAGTCCCCAGAACGCAGTCCGAGTGTCAGCGCCTCGCCCGAACCCCCAAATCGCGCGCCTTCCACTGCCGCCGCGCCATCTGCCACCCGcatctctccctctccttcaccATCACCTGTTCGATCGCCTTCaccgccacctcctccacctaaGCCCGCAGGCCCTACCGTCGTCAGGCTCATGGACACTGAAGATGAAGAGTCTGATTATGGCGGCAGctactcgggatcccgttcACCTTCTCAGAGGTCTGAGTCAGAGCGGAGTGGAAGCGTGGCAAGTGGTACGGGCTCCGAAGACGAGCCGAgctcggactcggactcggatGACGAGGATATTCCGGCTAGGAAGGAGAGTGTTCGCCAGAGCTTTGCGAGTAGGGGGCGAGGAGGTGGAGTTGGGGTTGTGTCTAGGGGCAGAGGTGGGATCAGGGGAAGGGGGCGAGGAAGGGGTAGGCCTAGGGGTTCGTGA
- a CDS encoding para-hydroxybenzoate-polyprenyltransferase Coq2 produces MSSHRLLTRLVPRQTFSHTTTRFFTKPSCSSPPCLGIRPSRQSKALTKPRLLSLEILHNYHTTKPLLSQPEIPTTPTSATLPTSAVPSSDPPLPEYVPPTTGLLSRLPPSWVPYAELARLDKPTGSYYLFFPCLFSTLLAAPLAGPASPVSVVGTSLLFISGAIIMRGAGCAINDLWDRNLDPHVTRTRLRPIARRAITPFQGLVFTGSQLLAGLAVLLQFPFECFWYATPSLLFVASYPLAKRVTYYPQFVLGLTFSWGAIMGFPALGVDLLANQAALTAAGCLYTSNIAWTVLYDMIYAHMDIKDDAKAGIKSIALKHDKETKQVLTGLAVAQIALLAGAGAAVGAGPAFFIGSCGGAALTLGYMIKKVNLKSVKDCWWWFVNGCWITGGVISLGLAADYLLKYYGQEKLEKKPEELESA; encoded by the coding sequence ATGTCCTCGCACCGTCTTTTGACCAGGCTTGTTCCCCGACAAACCTTCTCTCACACCACCACTCGTTTTTTCACCAAGCCATCCTGCTCATCACCACCTTGTCTCGGCATCCGGCCCTCCCGCCAGTCCAAGGCGCTCACCAAGCCACGCCTCCTCTCACTTGAAATTCTTCACAACTACCACACCACCAagcccctcctctcccaaccCGAAATCCCAACCACGCCCACGAGCGCCACCCTTCCTACCTCGGCCGTACCCTCCTCCGACCCTCCTCTGCCCGAGTACGTGCCCCCAACAACCGGTCTCCTCTCAcgcctccccccctcctggGTTCCCTACGCCGAGCTAGCACGTCTCGACAAGCCCACGGGTTCTTActatctcttcttcccctgcCTCTTCAGCACCTTGTTAGCAGCTCCCCTCGCGGGACCCGCCTCGCCGGTCTCTGTCGTCGGCACCtcgctcctcttcatctcggGAGCCATCATCATGCGCGGCGCCGGCTGCGCCATCAATGACCTCTGGGACCGCAACCTCGATCCGCACGTGACGCGCACACGGCTGCGGCCCATCGCGCGGAGGGCCATCACGCCCTTCCAAGGCCTGGTATTCACCGGGTCGCAGCTTCTGGCCGGGTTGGCGGTTTTGCTGCAGTTCCCCTTTGAGTGCTTTTGGTACGCAACGCCGAGCCTGCTTTTTGTGGCGTCTTATCCGCTGGCGAAGCGGGTGACGTATTACCCGCAGTTTGTGCTGGGCTTGACGTTCTCGTGGGGAGCCATCATGGGCTTTCCCGCACTGGGGGTGGACTTGTTGGCGAACCAGGCGGCGttgacggcggcggggtgCTTGTATACCAGCAACATTGCGTGGACGGTGTTGTATGATATGATTTATGCGCACATGGACATCAAGGATGATGCCAAGGCGGGCATCAAGAGCATTGCGCTCAAGCACGATAAGGAGACGAAGCAGGTGTTGACGGGCTTGGCTGTTGCGCAAATTGCGCTGCTCGCTGGGGCGGGCGCGGCGGTTGGTGCTGGACCGGCGTTCTTTATTGGAAGCTGTGGTGGCGCGGCCTTGACGCTGGGTTACATGATCAAGAAAGTTAACTTGAAGAGTGTCAAGgactgctggtggtggtttgtcAATGGCTGCTGGATTACCGGCGGTGTCATCAGCCTGGGATTGGCGGCTGACTATCTGCTCAAGTATTACGGCCAGGAGAAGCTTGAGAAGAAGCCGGAAGAGCTGGAGTCGGCCTGA
- a CDS encoding ribosomal protein S28, producing MSGGKPRGLNAARKLRNNRREQRWSDLHYKKRALGTAFKSSPFGGSSHAKGIVLEKVGVEAKQPNSAIRKCVRVQLIKNGKKVTAFVPNDGCLNFVDENDEVLLAGFGRKGKAKGDIPGVRFKVVKVSGVGLLALWKEKKEKPRS from the exons ATGTCTGGAGGAAAGCCCCGTGGTCTTAACGCGGCCCGCAAGCTGCGCAACAACCGTCGCGAGCAGCGTTGGTCCGATCTTCACTACAAGAAGAGGGCTCTCGGCACTGCCTTCAAGTCCAG CCCCTTCGGTGGTTCTTCCCACGCTAAGGGCATTGTGCTCGAGAAGGTCGGCGTTGAGGCCAAGCAGCCTAACTCC GCTATCCGCAAGTGTGTCCGTGTCCAGCTCATCAAGAACGGCAAGAAGGTCACCGCTTTCG TCCCCAACGATGGTTGCTTGAACTTCGTTGACGAGAACGACGAGGTTCTCCTCGCCGGTTTCGGTCGCAAGGGCAAGGCCAAGGGTGATATTCCCGGTGTCCGCTTCAAGGTCGTCAAGGTCTCTGGTGTCGGTCTCCTCGCCctctggaaggagaagaaggagaagcccCGCTCTTAA
- a CDS encoding adenylate kinase cytosolic — protein MGFIDDEVKRLGDVIASLEDRVRSLETRDFSGKPVTTAEQLRMVLMGPPGAGKGTQAPKIKEKFNCCHLATGDMLRAQVAKGTALGKQAKKIMNEGGLVSDDIVIGMIKDELENNKECQGGFILDGFPRTVPQAEGLDAMLRERNLPLQHAVELKIDDSLLVARITGRLVHPASGRSYHRIFNPPKDDMKDDITGEPLVQRSDDNAEALRKRLETYHKQTAPVVGYYQNTGIWKAIDASQEPAQVWKSLLAIFEGDKAKASSAGSGIMSKIASAAKSS, from the exons ATGGGCTTCATCGACGACGAAGTTAAGCGCCTCGGCGATGTCATTGCCTCCCTCGAGGATCGCGTCAGGTCCCTCGAGACCCGCGACTTCAGCGGCAAGCccgtcaccaccgccgagcAGCTCCGCATGGTCCTCATGGGCCCTCCCGGTGCCGGCAAGGGCACCCAGGCCCccaagatcaaggagaagtTCAACTGCTGCCACCTT GCCACCGGTGACATGCTCCGCGCCCAGGTCGCCAAGGGCACCGCTCTCGGCaagcaggccaagaagaTCATGAACGAGGGCGGTCTCGTCAGCGACGACATTGTCATTGGCATGATCAAGGACGAGTTGGAGAACAACAAGGAGTGCCAGGGCGG CTTCATCCTCGACGGCTTCCCCCGCACCGTTCCCCAGGCCGAGGGTCTCGACGCCATGCTCCGCGAGCGCAACCTGCCCCTGCAGCACGCGGTCGAGCTCAAGATCGACGACTCCCTTCTCGTCGCGCGCATCACGGGTCGTCTCGTCCACCCTGCTTCCGGCCGTTCCTACCACCGCATCTTCAACCCGCCCAAGGACGACATGAAGGACGACATCACGGGCGAGCCGCTGGTGCAGCGCAGTGACGACAACGCCGAGGCGCTGCGCAAGCGTCTTGAGACTTACCACAAGCAGACGGCGCCCGTCGTCGGCTACTACCAGAACACGGGCATCTGGAAGGCCATTGACGCCAGCCAGGAGCCCGCCCAGGTCTGGAAGTCCCTGCTCGCCATCTTTGAGGGTGACAAGGCCAAGGCTAGCAGCGCTGGCAGCGGTATCATGAGCAAGATTGCTTCTGCTGCCAAGAGCTCGTAA